One genomic segment of Flagellimonas marinaquae includes these proteins:
- a CDS encoding recombinase family protein produces the protein MKFGYARVSTKSQKHDLQVDAFLKEGIKPKNIYADISSGAKAERKGLDELLSILREGDTLVVWKLDRIARSLSHLTKLIEDFEKKGIHFKSIQESFIDTTSPHGRFIFNLFANWNEI, from the coding sequence ATGAAGTTCGGTTATGCAAGAGTGAGTACAAAATCACAGAAACACGATTTACAGGTGGATGCCTTTTTAAAGGAAGGAATCAAACCCAAGAACATCTATGCCGATATTTCATCTGGAGCAAAAGCGGAAAGAAAGGGACTTGATGAACTTTTGTCCATTTTGCGTGAAGGTGACACTCTCGTAGTCTGGAAACTGGACCGAATCGCCAGAAGCCTTTCACATCTCACTAAACTCATTGAGGACTTTGAAAAAAAAGGAATCCACTTCAAGAGTATTCAGGAAAGCTTCATTGATACCACATCCCCTCATGGAAGGTTTATCTTCAATTTGTTCGCTAATTGGAACGAGATATAA
- a CDS encoding site-specific integrase, translating to MLGIDGKHWISTKRLKTKNAFKLPLIGPALAIIKRYHYHPKKSPEKLFPSISNQKLNSYLKELADACKIKKNITFHMARHTFATTITLSNGVPIETVSKILGHTKLATTQIYARVLDRKISEDMDGLDTILDKKMSETNIAKERFGNFDH from the coding sequence ATTCTGGGAATAGATGGAAAACATTGGATAAGTACCAAAAGGCTAAAGACCAAGAACGCCTTCAAGCTTCCCCTAATAGGTCCTGCCCTAGCCATTATCAAGAGATACCATTACCACCCGAAAAAGAGCCCGGAAAAATTATTCCCAAGCATCTCGAACCAAAAACTGAACAGTTATCTCAAAGAGTTGGCAGATGCTTGTAAAATAAAGAAGAATATCACTTTTCACATGGCAAGGCACACATTTGCAACTACGATTACCTTGAGTAACGGGGTGCCAATAGAGACGGTCTCGAAGATATTGGGGCATACTAAATTGGCCACCACCCAGATCTATGCACGGGTGCTGGACAGAAAGATAAGTGAGGACATGGACGGACTGGATACCATACTGGACAAAAAAATGTCAGAAACAAATATTGCAAAGGAAAGGTTTGGAAATTTTGACCATTGA
- a CDS encoding site-specific integrase — protein MSLKYTIPIVIWDRKGSRDSGHTKEAREINTYLMEVETELFQCYRELRSKSHYVTPQMVKAHYFGEDGSNIKIKTLFEHHNVHCAHNLCKATLRHYRTTQNYLLKYINEQYKSDDYPISQLDHKFIVGFETFLRKLYPRHKHEKLSNNGAMKHIQRLRKMTRMALDNEWIDRDPFRRFKVKMERKEKEFLTLQELQDIQEYYTGIERLRIVRDLFVFSCYTGISYCDLMELERIT, from the coding sequence ATGAGTTTGAAGTATACTATCCCGATAGTAATTTGGGATAGAAAAGGGTCGAGGGATTCGGGACATACCAAAGAGGCAAGGGAAATCAACACCTATCTGATGGAGGTTGAAACAGAACTTTTTCAATGCTATCGAGAATTAAGATCTAAATCCCACTATGTTACACCACAGATGGTCAAGGCTCACTATTTTGGTGAAGACGGGAGTAATATAAAAATAAAGACACTCTTCGAGCACCACAATGTGCATTGCGCCCACAATTTGTGCAAGGCTACCCTGAGGCATTACAGGACGACACAGAACTACCTATTGAAGTATATCAATGAACAATATAAAAGCGACGATTATCCAATTTCACAGCTAGACCATAAGTTTATTGTCGGATTTGAGACGTTCCTTCGCAAACTCTATCCCAGGCATAAACATGAAAAGCTCTCAAATAATGGAGCGATGAAGCATATCCAACGCCTGCGCAAGATGACAAGAATGGCTTTGGACAATGAATGGATAGACAGAGATCCCTTCCGCAGGTTCAAAGTAAAGATGGAAAGAAAAGAAAAGGAGTTCCTGACCTTGCAGGAACTACAGGACATTCAAGAATACTATACGGGTATTGAGCGGCTACGCATTGTCAGGGACCTATTTGTTTTCAGTTGTTACACTGGCATTTCCTATTGTGATCTGATGGAACTGGAGAGGATAACCTAA
- a CDS encoding GatB/YqeY domain-containing protein: MGLQEKVMTEMKAAMKAKDTVALESLRAVKSAILLAKTDKGAGAELSEEDEIKLVQKLVKQRKDSAAIYKEQGRDDLAEPELAQVAVIEKFLPEQLTEEEIEKVVVQTIDAVGASGMQDMGKVMGIVSKELAGQADGKTISAIVKAKLSS, from the coding sequence ATGGGTTTGCAAGAAAAGGTAATGACAGAAATGAAAGCCGCAATGAAGGCCAAGGATACCGTTGCCCTAGAATCTTTGCGTGCTGTTAAATCGGCAATCTTGTTGGCCAAGACCGATAAAGGTGCGGGAGCAGAGTTATCGGAAGAGGACGAAATCAAATTGGTTCAAAAGTTGGTTAAGCAACGTAAGGATAGTGCGGCCATTTACAAGGAACAGGGCCGCGATGATTTAGCAGAGCCCGAATTGGCGCAAGTGGCCGTAATTGAAAAGTTTTTGCCCGAGCAGCTTACAGAAGAAGAAATTGAAAAAGTAGTGGTGCAAACCATCGATGCCGTTGGAGCTTCCGGTATGCAAGATATGGGAAAAGTAATGGGAATTGTTTCCAAAGAATTGGCCGGACAGGCGGATGGAAAGACCATTTCTGCAATTGTCAAGGCTAAATTGAGTTCATAG
- the ftsZ gene encoding cell division protein FtsZ, whose amino-acid sequence MSKNTEFDNIAFDLPKNKSNVIKVIGVGGGGSNAINHMFQAGINGVDFVICNTDAQALQNSSVPNKIQLGVSLTEGLGAGANPEIGEQAALESMEDLKAMLDNNTKMAFITAGMGGGTGTGAAPVIAKLAKEMDVLTVGIVTMPFQFEGAMRNKQAQMGIEKLRANVDSLIVINNNKLREVYGNLGFKAGFSKADEVLATAARGIAEVITHHYTQNIDLRDAKTVLSNSGTAIMGSAAASGSARATEAIMKALDSPLLNDNKINGAKNVLLLIVSGTQEITIDEIGEINDHIQIEAGHGANIIMGVGEDENLGEAIAVTVIATGFNVDQQDNIVNTESKKVFYTLEDEQTAEQDLTPESTSVQEVNVENTVTPEPTTEPGPKVVKHTLEMEEEPKIVPQKIQLRDPDLIPTTSYIRNFNVFYEEVVPENVEDDFVIIEAKNVINNINVVDAEEVSTKSNEDQFTLSFDMPLNNEVEEEEKEHTITFNLDDDGLGDVEVNDYVEVKPVLEYKKEGETRYDLQEYMELEEKLTGAKSKAETHEPKMVENEIVFEKKTIRVEEKDQGAGKNEETTANLDPMNSSISDILKDRADERRRKLKNFNYKFQNNRNSIDDIEKEPAYKRQGVDLNDVPREQKVSRTTLGEDSNDDLQLRSNNSFLHDNVD is encoded by the coding sequence ATGAGTAAGAACACTGAGTTTGACAACATCGCTTTTGATTTGCCCAAGAACAAAAGCAACGTAATTAAAGTTATTGGCGTGGGCGGTGGCGGAAGCAATGCCATCAACCACATGTTCCAGGCCGGAATCAACGGTGTGGACTTCGTAATCTGTAACACCGATGCACAAGCATTGCAAAACAGTTCCGTACCCAACAAAATCCAGTTAGGGGTATCCCTTACGGAAGGGCTGGGAGCTGGTGCCAATCCAGAAATAGGCGAGCAAGCCGCATTGGAAAGTATGGAGGACCTTAAGGCCATGTTGGACAATAACACAAAAATGGCCTTTATCACCGCAGGAATGGGTGGAGGTACAGGTACCGGAGCTGCTCCTGTTATTGCCAAGTTGGCCAAAGAAATGGATGTTCTTACGGTAGGTATAGTTACCATGCCGTTCCAGTTCGAAGGGGCCATGCGTAATAAGCAAGCGCAAATGGGGATAGAGAAATTGCGCGCAAATGTAGATTCTTTAATAGTCATCAATAACAATAAGCTAAGAGAAGTATACGGAAATCTTGGGTTTAAGGCCGGTTTCTCTAAAGCAGACGAAGTTTTGGCCACGGCGGCAAGGGGTATCGCAGAGGTAATTACGCACCACTATACACAAAACATCGACCTTAGGGATGCCAAGACCGTTCTTTCCAACAGTGGTACGGCCATAATGGGGTCGGCTGCAGCCTCCGGTTCTGCAAGGGCCACCGAAGCCATTATGAAAGCTTTGGATTCGCCATTGCTGAACGATAACAAGATCAATGGTGCAAAAAATGTACTGCTGTTAATAGTTTCCGGCACGCAGGAAATTACAATAGACGAAATCGGGGAGATCAATGATCACATCCAGATTGAAGCCGGACATGGAGCCAACATAATTATGGGGGTAGGAGAAGATGAGAACTTGGGAGAGGCAATTGCTGTTACCGTGATCGCTACAGGCTTTAATGTAGATCAACAAGATAATATTGTGAACACCGAGTCCAAAAAAGTATTCTATACCTTGGAGGATGAGCAAACCGCAGAACAGGATTTAACTCCCGAATCCACTTCGGTGCAAGAAGTGAATGTGGAGAATACGGTAACTCCAGAACCAACTACCGAACCAGGGCCAAAAGTGGTGAAGCATACATTGGAAATGGAAGAGGAGCCCAAAATAGTCCCTCAAAAAATACAATTAAGAGACCCGGACTTGATACCGACCACTAGCTATATCAGAAACTTTAATGTTTTTTACGAAGAAGTGGTCCCAGAGAATGTGGAGGACGACTTTGTAATTATCGAGGCCAAAAATGTAATCAACAATATAAACGTTGTTGATGCGGAAGAGGTGTCCACAAAAAGCAATGAAGACCAATTTACCTTGAGTTTTGATATGCCATTGAACAATGAGGTAGAAGAAGAAGAAAAAGAGCATACCATAACGTTTAACCTAGATGATGATGGCTTAGGTGATGTGGAAGTAAACGACTACGTAGAAGTTAAGCCCGTTTTGGAATACAAGAAAGAAGGGGAGACACGTTATGACTTGCAAGAGTATATGGAGTTGGAGGAAAAACTGACCGGAGCCAAGTCAAAAGCAGAGACCCACGAACCAAAAATGGTCGAAAACGAAATTGTATTCGAGAAAAAGACCATTAGGGTAGAAGAAAAAGATCAAGGAGCCGGTAAAAACGAAGAAACTACGGCCAATTTAGATCCGATGAACAGTTCCATCAGCGATATCCTAAAAGATAGGGCAGATGAGCGTAGGCGAAAGTTGAAAAACTTTAATTACAAGTTTCAAAACAATAGGAATAGCATAGACGATATTGAAAAGGAGCCCGCTTATAAGCGCCAGGGTGTCGATTTGAACGATGTTCCCAGAGAACAGAAAGTATCAAGGACTACCTTGGGGGAAGATAGCAACGATGATCTACAGTTGCGTTCCAATAATTCTTTTTTGCACGATAATGTTGATTAG
- the ftsA gene encoding cell division protein FtsA, with protein MEQGNYSVGLDIGTTKIVAIIGRENEYGKIEILGIGRSKSLGVHRGVVNNITQTISSIQQAVEQAELNSGLKIGSVVVGIAGQHIRSLHHSDYITRPNSEEVIDHVDLDKLCNQVYKLVMLPGEEIIHVLPQEYKVDGQSEIKEPVGMYGGRLEANFHVVVGQVSSIKNIGRCIKSAGLDLGNITLEPLASADAVLSQEEKEAGVALIDIGGGTTDLAIFKDGIIRHTSVIPFGGNVITDDIKEGCSIIEKQAELLKIKFGSAWPGENKDNEIVSIPGLRGREPKEITLKNLSKIIHARVVEIVEQVYVEIKNYGHEEQKKKLIAGIVLTGGGSQLKHLKQLVEYITGMDTRIGYPNEHLAGDSDEEVASPLYATAVGLLMNSLEAKKKNQEVHQEEVHQEEEILVGQENDLGAQANKATVTQTERKSIFDKWSEKLKDFLDNAE; from the coding sequence ATGGAACAGGGTAATTATTCAGTTGGGTTGGATATTGGAACTACCAAGATCGTAGCTATCATTGGTAGGGAAAATGAGTATGGAAAGATTGAAATATTGGGTATAGGGCGCTCTAAAAGTTTGGGCGTTCACCGCGGTGTGGTCAATAATATAACACAGACCATATCGTCTATTCAGCAAGCTGTTGAACAAGCGGAGCTCAATTCCGGTTTAAAGATCGGTTCCGTTGTGGTTGGTATTGCAGGTCAACATATCCGGAGTTTGCACCACAGCGATTATATCACAAGACCAAATTCTGAAGAAGTTATAGATCACGTGGATTTGGATAAACTGTGCAACCAAGTGTATAAGTTGGTCATGCTGCCGGGTGAGGAAATCATTCACGTGTTGCCACAAGAATATAAAGTGGATGGTCAATCCGAAATCAAAGAGCCTGTGGGAATGTACGGTGGGCGCTTGGAAGCCAATTTTCATGTAGTGGTGGGTCAAGTATCATCCATTAAAAACATTGGACGGTGCATTAAAAGTGCAGGTTTGGACCTAGGCAACATCACTTTGGAGCCTTTGGCATCTGCAGATGCCGTTCTTAGTCAAGAAGAGAAAGAAGCCGGTGTTGCTTTGATCGATATAGGAGGCGGAACAACCGACCTTGCCATTTTTAAGGATGGCATTATCCGTCATACTTCTGTTATCCCATTTGGAGGGAACGTAATTACGGATGACATTAAAGAGGGTTGCTCGATTATCGAAAAGCAGGCCGAACTATTGAAGATAAAATTCGGTTCCGCATGGCCTGGCGAGAACAAGGATAACGAAATAGTTTCCATTCCAGGATTAAGAGGTCGGGAACCCAAGGAAATTACTTTAAAGAATCTTTCCAAGATCATTCATGCCCGCGTGGTGGAAATCGTGGAACAGGTGTATGTGGAGATCAAAAACTATGGCCACGAAGAACAAAAGAAAAAATTGATAGCAGGTATTGTTTTGACCGGTGGAGGAAGCCAATTAAAGCACCTTAAGCAATTGGTCGAATACATTACCGGAATGGATACCAGAATAGGATACCCCAATGAGCACCTTGCAGGGGACTCGGACGAAGAAGTAGCCAGTCCACTATATGCCACGGCGGTAGGATTACTGATGAATTCTTTGGAAGCAAAAAAGAAGAATCAGGAGGTGCACCAAGAAGAAGTACACCAAGAAGAAGAAATTTTGGTAGGCCAAGAAAACGATTTGGGAGCACAGGCGAACAAAGCTACGGTGACCCAAACGGAGAGAAAATCCATTTTTGACAAATGGTCTGAAAAGTTGAAGGACTTTTTGGATAATGCAGAATAA
- a CDS encoding cell division protein FtsQ/DivIB yields the protein MRINWDYIKLTFLSVAVVALYGFAGQRNQQKKVENVTVKFVGESNLYLTEDAVNKLLIQNYGPLKNTPKEQLVLNTIEEILLSSDMVKNAQVYLTVNGELVSKIVQRKPIGRIEGVSKFYLDDQGKRMPLSKYHSARVPIITGKITGKTLEDAYVILDYINQDDFLRKNVIGIHIEEEGNYQLRFRMENFVVNLGGVDNLNKKFKNFMAFYAKAAKDNSLEDYATVSLEFNNQVVCTKI from the coding sequence ATGCGCATTAATTGGGATTACATAAAACTTACATTTTTGTCCGTGGCCGTAGTTGCACTCTATGGCTTTGCCGGACAAAGAAATCAACAGAAAAAAGTCGAAAATGTGACTGTAAAATTTGTTGGTGAAAGCAATTTGTATTTAACTGAGGATGCGGTTAATAAATTGTTAATACAAAATTACGGGCCACTAAAAAATACGCCCAAAGAACAGTTAGTTTTGAATACCATAGAGGAGATTCTTTTATCCAGCGATATGGTCAAAAATGCCCAGGTGTATCTTACTGTAAATGGGGAGCTTGTATCCAAGATTGTTCAGCGTAAGCCAATTGGTAGAATAGAGGGTGTCTCCAAGTTTTATTTGGATGATCAGGGCAAACGCATGCCGCTGTCAAAGTATCATTCGGCCAGGGTACCAATAATTACAGGAAAAATTACAGGAAAAACCCTCGAGGATGCCTACGTGATATTGGATTATATCAATCAAGATGATTTTCTGAGAAAGAACGTCATCGGGATACATATTGAGGAAGAAGGAAATTATCAGCTCAGATTTCGCATGGAAAATTTTGTTGTGAATTTGGGAGGAGTGGACAATTTGAACAAGAAGTTCAAAAATTTTATGGCCTTTTATGCAAAGGCGGCCAAGGACAATTCCTTGGAGGATTATGCAACAGTTAGTTTGGAATTCAACAATCAAGTGGTTTGCACCAAAATTTAA
- the murC gene encoding UDP-N-acetylmuramate--L-alanine ligase codes for MNLKDIHSVYFIGIGGIGMSALARYFNFIGKEVAGYDKTPTPITEGLESLGISVHFEDNVDLIADTFKHPQTLVVYTPAVPTSHSEYQFYKNNGFDIKKRSEVLGIITKDSFCLAVAGTHGKTTTTCILAHLLKECNLPMTAFLGGISEDFDSNFVLDGTEYSVVEADEFDRSFLRLTPTVACITSMDADHLDIYGSKEELERSFHEFIGKIKPEGKLFLRKGLPLAGTTFGIEDGADYCITNIEIEQGAYIFDIVTPSEVIKRVTFNKPGRHNLLNGLAAFAMAEQTGCSSHALAKALGTFKGVQRRFSYQINTKDFVFIDDYAHHPTEINAVHQAVREMHAGEQVTVIFQPHLFSRTQDFADDFADSLSNFDHVILLDIYPAREEPIEGVTSEWLLEKIKNPNKKLISKSELVGEASSCKSGVLVTLGAGDIGLEVPKIKKALGYAH; via the coding sequence GTGAATTTGAAGGATATACATAGTGTTTATTTTATCGGTATCGGTGGAATCGGAATGTCCGCTCTTGCCCGTTATTTCAATTTTATAGGGAAAGAAGTGGCCGGCTATGATAAAACCCCAACCCCAATAACTGAAGGTTTGGAATCCTTAGGTATCTCGGTTCATTTTGAGGACAATGTGGATTTGATTGCGGATACGTTCAAGCACCCACAAACTTTGGTGGTGTATACTCCTGCAGTTCCAACATCACATTCTGAATATCAGTTTTATAAAAACAACGGCTTTGATATAAAAAAGCGTTCTGAAGTGCTTGGGATTATAACCAAGGACTCATTCTGTTTAGCAGTGGCCGGGACACATGGTAAAACAACCACGACTTGTATTTTGGCGCATTTGCTCAAGGAGTGTAACTTGCCGATGACTGCATTTTTAGGGGGGATTTCGGAAGACTTCGATAGCAATTTTGTGCTGGATGGCACTGAATACTCTGTTGTTGAAGCCGATGAGTTTGATCGTTCATTTTTACGTTTGACACCGACGGTCGCATGCATCACATCTATGGATGCTGACCATTTGGATATTTATGGTAGCAAAGAGGAGTTGGAACGATCGTTTCATGAGTTCATTGGAAAAATCAAACCAGAAGGAAAGTTATTTTTGAGAAAGGGGTTGCCTTTGGCGGGAACCACTTTTGGGATAGAAGATGGAGCCGATTATTGCATTACAAATATCGAAATTGAACAAGGAGCCTACATATTTGACATTGTGACGCCCTCGGAAGTAATCAAGAGAGTAACGTTCAACAAGCCGGGAAGACATAATCTGCTCAATGGATTGGCCGCTTTTGCAATGGCGGAACAAACCGGTTGCTCCTCGCATGCCCTTGCAAAGGCTTTAGGAACATTTAAAGGGGTTCAGCGTAGATTCTCGTATCAGATAAATACCAAGGATTTTGTTTTTATAGATGACTATGCACATCATCCGACCGAAATCAATGCAGTGCATCAAGCCGTCCGAGAAATGCATGCAGGAGAACAGGTCACTGTAATTTTCCAACCACATTTATTTTCAAGAACACAGGATTTTGCCGATGATTTCGCAGATAGTCTTTCGAATTTTGACCATGTCATTTTACTGGACATCTATCCGGCCAGGGAAGAACCCATTGAGGGAGTAACATCGGAATGGCTGTTGGAAAAAATAAAGAACCCCAATAAAAAGCTGATTTCCAAATCGGAATTGGTAGGGGAGGCAAGTAGCTGCAAATCAGGAGTACTGGTAACTCTTGGAGCAGGGGATATTGGACTTGAGGTTCCAAAAATTAAAAAAGCATTGGGCTATGCGCATTAA
- the murG gene encoding undecaprenyldiphospho-muramoylpentapeptide beta-N-acetylglucosaminyltransferase encodes MGNYRFILSGGGTGGHIYPAVAIANELKRRYPDAKFLFVGAKDKMEMEKVPQAGYEIKGLWISGIQRKLTFKNLMFPFKLMSSLLGARKIIKEFKPHVAIGTGGFASGPLLRMAESSGVPCVLQEQNSFAGITNKLLAGKAEKICVAYDGMERFFPKEKIVKTGNPIRTDLIELKENKQEAANFFGLDDNRKTVLVLGGSLGARRINQLIEKELGFFQKNQLQVLWQCGKLYFDDYEKHNSEAVKVSAFVNRMDLAYSIADVIISRAGASSVSELCLVGKPVIFIPSPNVAEDHQTQNAKALVAKEAAILIKENQLDAVFEGKFSELLKSESIRERLGTNIKKMAMPKATEHIVDEIEKLLK; translated from the coding sequence GTGGGCAATTATAGATTTATACTATCTGGAGGAGGAACAGGGGGACATATATATCCCGCAGTGGCCATTGCCAACGAGCTAAAGAGGAGGTACCCGGATGCCAAGTTTTTGTTCGTGGGGGCAAAGGATAAAATGGAAATGGAAAAAGTGCCACAGGCCGGATATGAAATAAAAGGATTGTGGATTAGTGGAATACAACGGAAACTGACATTTAAAAATCTCATGTTTCCATTTAAACTGATGAGTAGTTTGTTAGGAGCGCGCAAAATAATAAAAGAGTTCAAGCCCCATGTTGCTATAGGAACAGGTGGGTTTGCTAGTGGCCCTTTGTTGCGAATGGCCGAAAGTTCTGGCGTTCCATGTGTGTTGCAGGAACAGAATTCTTTTGCAGGTATCACCAACAAACTATTGGCGGGCAAAGCGGAGAAAATTTGTGTAGCCTATGATGGGATGGAACGTTTTTTTCCGAAAGAGAAAATAGTGAAGACCGGAAACCCCATCAGAACAGATTTGATAGAACTGAAGGAAAATAAACAAGAAGCAGCTAATTTTTTTGGATTAGATGACAATAGAAAAACTGTTCTGGTTTTGGGTGGTAGCCTAGGGGCAAGAAGAATTAACCAGTTGATCGAAAAAGAGTTGGGATTTTTTCAAAAAAACCAGTTACAGGTACTTTGGCAATGTGGAAAACTGTATTTCGATGATTACGAAAAACATAACTCCGAAGCCGTCAAAGTATCGGCTTTTGTCAACCGGATGGATTTAGCCTATTCAATAGCCGATGTAATTATATCTAGGGCAGGAGCGAGCTCTGTGTCAGAGCTTTGTCTGGTAGGTAAACCGGTGATATTTATACCGTCTCCAAACGTGGCAGAGGACCATCAGACCCAGAATGCCAAAGCACTGGTCGCAAAGGAAGCTGCCATTTTGATCAAGGAAAATCAGTTGGATGCTGTATTTGAAGGCAAGTTTTCCGAATTGCTGAAGTCCGAAAGCATACGAGAACGGTTGGGAACAAACATTAAAAAAATGGCAATGCCAAAGGCTACGGAACATATTGTGGACGAAATTGAAAAGTTGTTGAAGTGA
- a CDS encoding FtsW/RodA/SpoVE family cell cycle protein, which produces MLRVFKNLKGDKAIWGVVALLALFSFLPVYSASTNLVYVNGDGTTLGHLVKHAVLLFLGFGIIYAVHRIPTHYFKGLSIIAMPIVILLLIYTLTVETRIGGVTANRWIKIPLVGVNFQTSTLAAVVLMIWIARYLTKIKDVKITFKESILPLWLPVALVVLLILPENFSTAAIISFMALVLCFLGGYPLKYLFAMVATGIVLAGMFLFVLFKAPEVLPQRAGTWKSRIETFIHPEQADKDNLHQLTLAQIAVAEGGIVGKGAGKSVMKNLLSQSTSDFIFAIIIEEYGLLGGGALLFFYLLLLFRILVVAHSSKTVFSKLLVIGVGLPIVFQAFINMAVVVQLFPVTGQPLPLISMGGTSIWMTCMAIGIVLSASNKKENLEEQSQGIEDTNPLEVLSGQL; this is translated from the coding sequence GTGTTGAGAGTATTCAAAAATCTGAAAGGTGATAAAGCCATTTGGGGTGTTGTGGCCCTATTGGCGCTTTTCTCATTTTTGCCAGTGTACAGCGCCAGTACCAATTTGGTTTATGTTAATGGAGACGGAACAACCTTGGGTCACCTGGTAAAGCATGCTGTATTACTGTTTTTGGGTTTTGGGATAATCTATGCCGTACACAGAATTCCTACCCATTACTTTAAAGGGCTGTCCATAATAGCTATGCCTATTGTTATTCTGCTTCTGATCTATACTTTGACCGTGGAAACCCGCATAGGTGGGGTAACGGCCAACCGTTGGATAAAAATTCCGTTGGTGGGGGTCAATTTTCAAACATCCACCTTGGCGGCAGTAGTCTTAATGATTTGGATTGCTAGATACCTGACCAAGATCAAAGACGTAAAGATAACTTTTAAGGAAAGTATTCTGCCACTCTGGTTGCCGGTAGCTTTGGTAGTGCTATTGATTTTGCCAGAAAATTTCTCAACCGCAGCCATTATAAGTTTTATGGCTCTGGTTCTGTGTTTTTTGGGCGGATATCCCCTAAAGTATTTGTTTGCCATGGTAGCCACAGGGATTGTATTGGCAGGAATGTTCCTGTTTGTACTGTTCAAGGCGCCCGAAGTATTGCCGCAACGTGCCGGAACCTGGAAATCGAGGATAGAGACCTTTATCCATCCGGAACAAGCGGACAAGGACAATCTGCACCAGTTGACATTGGCTCAGATTGCCGTGGCGGAAGGGGGCATTGTAGGAAAGGGAGCGGGCAAAAGTGTGATGAAAAACTTATTGTCGCAGAGTACTTCCGATTTCATTTTTGCCATTATTATCGAAGAATATGGTTTGCTCGGCGGCGGAGCGTTGCTGTTTTTTTATCTACTGCTGCTTTTTCGCATTCTGGTAGTCGCACATTCGTCCAAAACAGTTTTTTCGAAATTACTGGTGATTGGGGTGGGTCTGCCTATTGTGTTCCAGGCATTCATCAATATGGCGGTGGTGGTCCAGTTGTTCCCTGTTACCGGTCAGCCGTTACCGTTGATCAGTATGGGAGGAACATCTATTTGGATGACTTGTATGGCGATAGGAATAGTTTTGAGCGCAAGCAATAAAAAGGAAAATTTGGAGGAGCAATCCCAAGGCATAGAAGATACAAACCCTTTAGAAGTATTAAGTGGGCAATTATAG